The Mangifera indica cultivar Alphonso unplaced genomic scaffold, CATAS_Mindica_2.1 Un_0049, whole genome shotgun sequence genome window below encodes:
- the LOC123206780 gene encoding bidirectional sugar transporter SWEET17-like: MEDLSFYLGVIGNVISVLVFLSPARTFWRILKHKSTENFESLPYICTLLNSSLWTYYGIIRPGEYLVATVNGFGALVEAVYVILFLIYAPSKQIRDRTAVLVGILDVGFLATAILVTRLALQGELRTIALGFICAGLNVVTYASPLSAMKTVVTTKSVEYMPFLLSFFLFLNGGIWALYALLVGDIFLGVPNGAGFVLGAAQLVLYAMYRNGKPSKTAGNALEEGTRQEPLLVSSS, encoded by the exons ATGGAAGACTTGAGCTTTTATCTTGGAGTCATAG GCAATGTTATTTCAGTGTTGGTGTTTCTTTCTCCAGC AAGAACGTTTTGGCGAATACTGAAGCACAAATCAACTGAGAACTTTGAAAGCCTTCCTTATATTTGTACATTGCTGAATTCTTCGCTATGGACTTACTATGGCATCATAAGACCTGGAGAATATCTTGTAGCCACTGTCAATGGTTTTGGCGCTTTGGTTGAAGCTGTCTACGTCATTTTATTCCTCATATACGCTCCATCAAAACAGATCAGG GACAGAACGGCCGTTCTTGTTGGGATCTTGGATGTGGGTTTTTTAGCAACGGCTATTCTCGTTACTCGGTTGGCTTTGCAAGGAGAGTTGCGTACTATCGCTTTAGGCTTCATCTGTGCAGGCCTCAATGTTGTTACGTATGCGTCGCCTCTTTCTGCCATG AAAACAGTGGTGACCACCAAGAGTGTGGAATACATGCCATTTTTGCTCtcgtttttcctttttttgaacGGTGGAATATGGGCTCTCTATGCCTTGCTTGTCGGCGATATCTTTCTTGGG GTGCCAAATGGAGCAGGATTTGTACTGGGAGCAGCCCAGCTTGTGCTCTATGCAATGTACAGAAACGGCAAGCCATCAAAGACTGCTGGGAATGCATTAGAAGAAGGAACCCGACAGGAACCTCTACTTGTTTCCTCCTCGTAG